A window of the Paenibacillus woosongensis genome harbors these coding sequences:
- a CDS encoding GerAB/ArcD/ProY family transporter — translation MEKIKITPLQIFSLIVLFELGTGLVVNLGMEAGKDEWLAVLLGMVIGILLYAGYSMLYLWFPNMLPTEYDKLLLGKYLGTLAGISYMVFFLYKASRDLMDGGLLVIATTLRETPVFIVNMLMMITVAYTIHKGLEVLARTALILLTVMMMIGALNLLLIAFAHIVDINRLLPVLGGGIGPLLRAVSRTNYQFPFAEVIAFNMLLPFLNHPKKGVKAGYLALLFTGLILSLAVATTVAVLGADLAERSYFPMLIMVGKASISDFIQRPDIFVVMAFIIGIYFKICIYFFAAVIGISNIFNIPYQKLIYPLTLIILALTAFETRSYSEHLTKGGKMLYLVDPIFFIVLPLILLIAAVIRKFIFRSRPGAGTGTGGGFGTGAGDGIMGGAGTSAAGTAHTGTEGGSGAGYEVPRSGPGSGGGVGGGGS, via the coding sequence GTGGAGAAAATCAAAATCACTCCTTTGCAAATATTTTCGTTAATAGTCTTGTTTGAGCTGGGTACGGGACTTGTCGTCAATTTGGGAATGGAAGCCGGCAAGGACGAGTGGCTGGCCGTTCTGCTCGGGATGGTCATCGGAATTTTGCTGTATGCCGGCTATTCGATGCTGTACCTGTGGTTCCCCAATATGCTGCCTACGGAATATGATAAACTGCTGCTTGGTAAATACCTGGGAACCTTGGCTGGAATCAGCTATATGGTATTTTTCTTGTATAAGGCATCAAGGGATTTAATGGACGGCGGGTTGCTGGTCATTGCCACGACGCTGCGGGAAACTCCCGTTTTTATTGTTAATATGCTCATGATGATTACTGTTGCTTATACGATACATAAAGGGCTGGAGGTGCTCGCCCGAACGGCTCTGATCCTATTGACAGTCATGATGATGATCGGTGCGCTAAACCTGCTTCTCATTGCTTTCGCGCACATTGTCGATATTAATCGGCTGTTGCCTGTGCTGGGCGGCGGCATAGGTCCGCTGCTCCGAGCGGTGTCCAGAACAAATTATCAGTTCCCATTTGCAGAGGTCATTGCGTTCAACATGCTGCTGCCGTTCCTGAATCATCCCAAAAAGGGGGTTAAAGCCGGTTATTTAGCCCTTTTATTTACCGGCCTTATACTTAGTTTAGCCGTGGCGACGACAGTAGCCGTGCTGGGGGCTGATCTTGCCGAGCGATCTTATTTTCCCATGTTGATTATGGTCGGGAAGGCTTCAATCTCCGACTTCATTCAGCGGCCAGATATCTTTGTCGTTATGGCGTTTATTATTGGCATCTACTTCAAAATTTGCATTTACTTCTTTGCAGCGGTCATAGGGATATCGAATATTTTCAATATCCCGTACCAGAAATTAATTTACCCGCTTACTCTCATCATTTTGGCGCTGACGGCTTTTGAAACCCGTTCATATAGCGAGCATTTAACGAAAGGGGGAAAAATGCTGTATCTGGTCGATCCGATATTTTTCATTGTGCTCCCGTTAATCCTTCTGATTGCAGCTGTAATTCGCAAGTTTATTTTCCGTTCAAGACCCGGAGCCGGAACCGGAACCGGCGGGGGATTCGGGACAGGAGCCGGGGACGGGATAATGGGCGGAGCCGGCACTAGTGCCGCTGGGACTGCCCATACCGGAACTGAAGGCGGTTCCGGAGCCGGATACGAAGTTCCCCGAAGCGGCCCCGGAAGCGGCGGAGGGGTTGGCGGTGGTGGAAGTTGA
- a CDS encoding winged helix family transcriptional regulator — protein MQAEEVKKRVQSGSVTPFRRPEQGLGYNEQLFGNDYPQACPVTQRVILVSPFPSEIYELVRDLSVGCFDVLVFHHLEQGLRNALAADLVIFDLTAYRGSEEVSMLTKRMLQDLEDVPSLLLVNEAMLSQMDPSLMHLELLVWPSSPHEILYHVQRIIRTSNHRPASGALPAGGTSTYKDLWIDRKKMQVYRSGIAIELTKTEYELLIKLLDHEGSVLSREELLADVWETSFMGGSNVVDVHIKSLRKKLGDRAANPTYIATVRGVGYRLAD, from the coding sequence ATGCAGGCAGAAGAAGTAAAGAAAAGAGTACAGAGCGGATCGGTTACTCCGTTTAGGCGCCCAGAGCAAGGGCTTGGATACAATGAGCAGCTGTTCGGTAATGATTATCCTCAAGCATGTCCGGTGACGCAGCGCGTTATCCTCGTCAGCCCATTTCCCAGCGAAATTTATGAGCTTGTAAGGGATCTGTCGGTAGGCTGCTTCGATGTCCTTGTATTTCATCATTTGGAGCAGGGCCTCCGCAATGCTCTGGCTGCCGATCTTGTTATCTTTGACTTGACGGCTTATCGGGGCAGTGAAGAGGTTTCGATGCTTACCAAGCGAATGCTGCAGGATCTCGAAGATGTCCCTTCCCTGCTGCTGGTGAACGAGGCGATGCTATCGCAAATGGACCCGAGCTTAATGCACCTCGAGCTCCTCGTCTGGCCTTCCTCGCCGCATGAGATACTGTACCATGTTCAGCGGATTATCCGCACAAGCAATCATCGTCCAGCTTCCGGTGCTTTACCAGCCGGGGGAACGTCAACTTATAAAGATCTTTGGATCGACCGCAAGAAGATGCAGGTGTACCGGTCCGGCATAGCTATCGAGCTGACCAAGACGGAATACGAGCTGCTGATTAAATTGCTGGATCATGAAGGGAGCGTCCTGTCCCGGGAAGAGCTGCTTGCTGACGTATGGGAGACCTCCTTTATGGGCGGGAGCAACGTAGTGGACGTGCACATCAAGAGCCTGCGCAAGAAGCTCGGCGACAGGGCCGCGAATCCGACTTATATCGCGACTGTCCGAGGGGTCGGATACCGTTTGGCGGATTAA
- a CDS encoding Ger(x)C family spore germination protein gives MIKRTIAVALAFCCIVLTSGCWDAIELNRRAVVSGIGIDHAPGEEGLLMVTFQVIIADEISGKTGRGATPTSVYYGKGHTISEAIRNASRQVPRLTSTAHTRLIVISESVARKGIAEIMDFLDRDSDIRLSSDVVIAKENLTAEEVTASLTPIGKIMAYSLSEKVEFASSQLGENYPMAIDDIMRDLLIPGGGPVINGLEVFGDVSGLGKKSNLESVRSSLIVIGAPAIFKGDKLVDWLSPNESRGMVWMKNKMKKTSLVLQPDQEIGSMGMDVIRSKTDLKAKLDDPLHPVIQVGVKLQLSVRDVNTPIDLKQPEVLHMIEAKANEEIVRDLQAVVQKAQLAKSDIFGFGGVIERQSPAVWKKIEGQWEDLFPQIKVEYNVDSVIRNTQLRDRSYKFHQR, from the coding sequence ATGATAAAGAGGACTATAGCCGTCGCTTTGGCTTTCTGCTGTATTGTGCTGACGAGCGGCTGTTGGGACGCTATTGAGTTGAACCGGAGGGCGGTCGTTTCTGGAATCGGCATCGATCATGCGCCGGGAGAGGAGGGGCTGCTTATGGTAACCTTCCAGGTGATCATCGCCGACGAAATCTCGGGTAAAACCGGCAGAGGAGCTACTCCGACTTCTGTTTACTATGGCAAGGGGCACACGATTAGCGAAGCGATCCGCAACGCATCCCGCCAAGTGCCGCGCTTGACTTCCACAGCGCATACCAGGCTCATTGTCATCTCTGAGAGTGTTGCCCGGAAAGGCATCGCGGAAATTATGGACTTCCTGGACAGGGACTCCGATATTCGGTTGTCCTCTGATGTCGTTATTGCCAAAGAAAATCTCACCGCCGAAGAAGTGACTGCTTCGCTTACGCCCATTGGCAAAATTATGGCCTATTCTCTTTCGGAAAAAGTTGAGTTTGCGTCGAGCCAGCTAGGGGAAAATTACCCTATGGCAATAGATGATATCATGCGTGACTTGCTGATTCCTGGAGGGGGACCTGTCATCAATGGATTGGAGGTGTTTGGCGACGTAAGTGGACTGGGCAAGAAGAGCAATTTGGAAAGCGTTAGAAGCTCGCTAATCGTGATCGGCGCCCCTGCTATTTTCAAAGGCGATAAGCTGGTGGATTGGTTATCCCCGAACGAAAGCCGCGGCATGGTCTGGATGAAGAATAAAATGAAAAAAACTTCGCTGGTCCTGCAGCCCGATCAGGAAATAGGCAGCATGGGCATGGACGTCATTCGCTCCAAAACCGACTTGAAAGCCAAACTGGACGATCCGCTTCACCCGGTGATCCAGGTCGGAGTCAAATTGCAGTTGTCTGTAAGGGACGTAAACACCCCCATTGATTTGAAACAGCCTGAGGTGCTCCACATGATTGAAGCAAAAGCGAATGAGGAGATTGTTCGTGACTTGCAGGCCGTTGTCCAAAAAGCACAATTGGCAAAGAGCGATATTTTTGGTTTTGGAGGAGTTATCGAGCGTCAAAGTCCTGCGGTTTGGAAAAAGATTGAGGGTCAATGGGAAGATCTGTTTCCGCAGATTAAAGTTGAATATAATGTGGATTCCGTCATACGCAATACGCAGCTGCGTGACCGATCCTATAAATTTCATCAACGCTAG
- a CDS encoding methyl-accepting chemotaxis protein — MASLLIAAVPVVLLLLLDESMKWIVAVVSVVFALLVSALLIRSITGPLQRLSASIQKISGGDLSERVSGAERNDEIGIVAKRLQEAVDQWNVMLTEMQQASNQVSLSANQLSASADQTTRAIEHVTQAIQEVASGSERQTHNMIRGVEGVEDISRQAAAISGHIQEVSETMEQTTAVAEEGNTSVLSVVEKIEYIHQTVDELGGVIQTLNEHTENIGGIVGVITGIAQQTNLLALNASIEAARAGEEGRGFAVVASEVRKLAEGSESYAHQIEELIDGVQTEVQRALESMENAKKGVEEGIVAVDISGRSFSRIRRAVRGAAAKIEEVSGSARELTQGAGKVSQIISEIRNITEEGADNVGAISAAAEEQLASIQEIASSTTQLSSIAGQLEEMSGKFRLRKS, encoded by the coding sequence ATGGCTAGTCTATTGATTGCCGCCGTTCCTGTGGTGTTACTGCTGCTGCTGGATGAGTCCATGAAATGGATCGTGGCTGTAGTGTCTGTTGTGTTTGCTTTGTTGGTGTCTGCGTTATTGATTCGAAGCATAACAGGCCCGCTTCAACGCTTAAGTGCATCTATTCAGAAAATTAGCGGAGGCGATTTGTCGGAGCGGGTCAGCGGAGCCGAGCGTAATGATGAGATCGGCATAGTGGCCAAGCGGCTGCAGGAAGCGGTCGATCAATGGAATGTTATGCTGACGGAGATGCAGCAAGCGTCCAATCAGGTCAGCTTATCGGCGAACCAGCTGTCGGCAAGCGCAGACCAGACGACCCGAGCGATCGAGCATGTAACTCAGGCTATACAGGAAGTGGCTTCTGGCAGTGAACGCCAAACGCATAATATGATTCGCGGGGTAGAAGGTGTCGAGGATATTTCACGGCAAGCCGCGGCGATATCGGGCCATATTCAAGAGGTCAGCGAGACGATGGAGCAGACTACAGCCGTGGCTGAAGAAGGAAATACGTCTGTTCTCAGCGTCGTTGAAAAAATCGAGTATATTCATCAAACGGTCGATGAGCTCGGCGGGGTCATTCAAACCTTGAACGAGCATACCGAGAATATCGGCGGGATTGTCGGTGTCATTACAGGAATCGCCCAGCAGACCAATCTGCTTGCCTTGAACGCATCGATTGAAGCAGCAAGAGCCGGGGAGGAAGGGCGCGGGTTTGCCGTTGTCGCATCGGAAGTCCGGAAGCTTGCCGAAGGCTCTGAGAGCTACGCCCATCAGATTGAGGAGCTTATTGACGGTGTTCAAACGGAAGTACAGCGGGCGCTGGAATCGATGGAGAATGCGAAGAAGGGCGTAGAGGAAGGCATTGTTGCCGTCGATATATCCGGCCGCAGCTTCTCGCGCATCCGCAGAGCCGTACGCGGAGCAGCAGCCAAAATCGAAGAGGTGTCCGGCTCGGCCCGGGAATTAACGCAGGGGGCCGGGAAAGTGTCGCAGATTATCTCCGAAATCCGCAACATTACGGAAGAAGGTGCGGACAATGTCGGGGCGATTTCCGCAGCCGCCGAGGAGCAGCTCGCTTCGATTCAGGAAATCGCGTCTTCTACGACCCAGTTGTCCTCGATTGCGGGGCAGCTGGAAGAGATGTCGGGTAAGTTCAGATTGCGAAAATCCTAA
- a CDS encoding Fur family transcriptional regulator, whose protein sequence is MKSLNLTTQRKAVYDVVRNANDHPTAAEVMNRLVEQGYNFAYGTVYNSLRYLTDKELIRELKLGEAASRYDAKLDDHQHILCEVCGRVDEVMSKVPEDWSADVAKETGYDVHHAHVVFGGVCPECRQKK, encoded by the coding sequence ATGAAATCACTAAATTTAACGACGCAGCGCAAAGCAGTTTACGATGTCGTCCGCAATGCGAATGACCACCCGACTGCGGCGGAAGTAATGAACCGTCTTGTCGAACAGGGTTATAATTTTGCATACGGCACGGTATATAATTCGCTCAGATACTTAACCGACAAAGAGCTGATCCGTGAATTGAAGCTGGGCGAGGCCGCAAGCCGTTATGACGCCAAGCTGGATGATCACCAGCATATTCTGTGCGAGGTGTGCGGCAGAGTGGATGAAGTCATGTCGAAGGTTCCGGAGGACTGGAGCGCTGATGTAGCCAAGGAGACCGGATATGACGTGCATCATGCCCATGTTGTATTTGGGGGGGTGTGCCCAGAATGCAGGCAGAAGAAGTAA